A section of the Rhizobium sp. SSA_523 genome encodes:
- the glyA gene encoding serine hydroxymethyltransferase, with translation MSHRDAFFSRPLAETDPEIFGAIEKELGRQRHEIELIASENIVSRAVLEAQGSIMTNKYAEGYPGKRYYGGCQFVDIAEELAIDRAKKLFGVNFANVQPNSGSQMNQAVFLALLAPGDTFMGLDLNSGGHLTHGSPVNMSGKWFNVVSYGVREDDHQLDMDEVARKAEEHKPKLIIAGGTAYSRIWDWKRFREIADSVGAYLMVDMAHIAGLVAGGVHPSPFPHCHVATTTTHKSLRGPRGGMILTNDEDLAKKFNSAVFPGLQGGPLMHVIAAKAVAFGEALQPDFKDYAAQIVKNAKALADTLIKHNLDIVSGGTDNHLMLVDLRKKNATGKRAEAALGRAFITCNKNGIPFDPEKPFVTSGVRLGTPAGTTRGFKEAEFIEIGNLIAEVLDGLKVANSDEGNAVVESAVREKVVAMTDRFPMYPYM, from the coding sequence ATGTCGCATAGAGATGCATTCTTCTCCCGTCCGCTGGCCGAGACCGATCCCGAAATCTTCGGCGCGATCGAGAAGGAACTGGGTCGTCAACGTCACGAGATCGAATTGATCGCCTCGGAGAACATCGTGTCGCGCGCTGTGCTCGAAGCGCAGGGCTCGATCATGACCAACAAATATGCGGAAGGCTATCCGGGCAAGCGCTATTATGGCGGCTGCCAGTTCGTGGATATCGCCGAGGAACTGGCCATTGATCGGGCCAAGAAGCTGTTCGGCGTCAACTTCGCCAATGTCCAGCCGAATTCCGGCTCGCAGATGAACCAGGCCGTCTTCCTGGCGCTCCTGGCACCCGGCGACACCTTCATGGGCCTCGATCTCAACTCGGGTGGCCACCTGACCCATGGGTCGCCGGTCAACATGTCCGGCAAATGGTTCAATGTCGTCTCCTACGGCGTGCGCGAGGACGATCATCAACTCGACATGGATGAGGTCGCCCGCAAGGCAGAAGAGCACAAGCCGAAGCTGATCATCGCCGGCGGCACCGCCTATTCGCGCATCTGGGACTGGAAGCGCTTCCGCGAGATCGCCGATTCGGTCGGCGCCTATCTGATGGTGGACATGGCCCATATTGCCGGCCTGGTGGCCGGGGGCGTGCATCCGTCTCCCTTCCCGCATTGCCATGTTGCCACGACGACGACGCATAAGTCGCTGCGCGGCCCGCGTGGCGGCATGATTCTCACGAATGACGAGGATCTGGCGAAGAAGTTCAATTCGGCCGTCTTCCCGGGCCTGCAGGGCGGTCCGCTGATGCATGTCATCGCGGCAAAGGCTGTGGCCTTCGGCGAAGCGCTGCAGCCGGACTTCAAGGATTACGCCGCCCAGATCGTCAAGAATGCCAAGGCGCTGGCGGACACGCTGATCAAGCACAATCTCGATATCGTCTCCGGCGGCACCGACAACCATCTGATGCTGGTCGATCTGCGCAAGAAGAATGCCACCGGCAAGCGGGCGGAAGCGGCACTTGGCCGAGCCTTCATCACCTGCAACAAGAACGGTATCCCGTTCGATCCGGAAAAGCCCTTCGTCACCTCGGGTGTGCGCCTTGGAACGCCGGCTGGTACGACGCGCGGCTTCAAGGAGGCCGAGTTCATCGAGATCGGCAATCTGATCGCCGAAGTCCTCGACGGTCTGAAAGTCGCCAATTCCGACGAGGGCAATGCCGTCGTCGAATCAGCCGTGCGCGAAAAAGTCGTGGCGATGACCGATCGCTTCCCCATGTATCCCTACATGTAA
- the nrdR gene encoding transcriptional regulator NrdR, with protein sequence MRCPYCGSEDTQVKDSRPAEDFTSIRRRRICPDCGGRFTTFERVQLRELMVIKKTGRKVPFDRNKLVRSFQIALRKRPVDADRIERAVSGIVRRLESSGESEISSEQIGLQVLEALKSLDDVAFVRYASVYRDFSHAEDFEKVIAEISARIGRDSTAES encoded by the coding sequence ATGCGCTGCCCCTATTGCGGTTCCGAAGACACGCAGGTCAAGGATTCGCGTCCGGCGGAGGATTTTACCTCCATCCGCCGGCGGCGCATCTGTCCGGATTGCGGTGGCCGGTTCACCACCTTCGAACGCGTGCAATTGCGCGAGCTGATGGTCATCAAGAAGACCGGCCGCAAGGTGCCGTTCGATCGCAACAAGCTGGTGCGATCCTTCCAGATCGCTTTGCGCAAGCGCCCGGTCGATGCCGACCGCATCGAACGGGCCGTATCCGGCATTGTCCGCCGGCTCGAAAGTTCGGGTGAGAGCGAAATCAGTTCGGAGCAGATCGGGCTGCAGGTACTCGAGGCGCTGAAGAGCCTCGATGACGTGGCCTTCGTCCGCTATGCTTCGGTCTATCGCGATTTCTCGCATGCCGAGGACTTCGAGAAGGTCATCGCGGAAATCAGCGCGCGCATCGGCCGCGATTCCACGGCGGAGTCCTGA
- the ribD gene encoding bifunctional diaminohydroxyphosphoribosylaminopyrimidine deaminase/5-amino-6-(5-phosphoribosylamino)uracil reductase RibD, protein MSATPEDRRFMAAAIRLSRRHTGQTSTNPSVGCILVKDGVVIASAVTAKGGRPHAEAQALALAGEAARGATAYVTLEPCSHYGRTPPCANALVAAGVSRVVVCLTDPDPRVSGRGLAILRDGHIAVDSGILEEEGRLALEAYLMRQMKGRPHVTLKLALSADGMIGRHGEGQLAITGPVSRAQVHVLRAEMDAILVGIGTAIADDPDLTVRLPGLEERSPLRIVLDRHLRLPLTSRLVRTAKDVPVMVVAQGGAGGAETRAEPEILADRRKALTQAGVEILDAADLPHLLPQLAGRGLSSLLVEGGATVARAFLDAGLVDRILLFEGEGTIGAAGIESPLTAHDIPEDYKPVRRLRFGTDSCCDYEREFECLRVS, encoded by the coding sequence ATGTCCGCCACGCCCGAGGACCGGCGCTTCATGGCAGCCGCAATCCGGCTGTCGCGGCGCCATACGGGCCAGACCTCCACCAATCCCTCCGTCGGCTGCATACTCGTCAAGGATGGCGTGGTGATCGCCTCGGCCGTCACTGCCAAAGGCGGCCGGCCGCATGCCGAGGCGCAGGCGCTTGCGCTTGCCGGCGAAGCCGCCCGCGGCGCCACCGCCTATGTTACGCTGGAACCCTGTTCCCATTACGGCCGGACGCCGCCCTGCGCCAATGCGCTGGTTGCGGCCGGCGTTTCGCGCGTCGTCGTCTGCCTTACCGATCCGGATCCTCGCGTCTCGGGCCGCGGCCTGGCCATCCTGCGCGACGGCCATATCGCGGTCGATAGCGGCATTCTGGAGGAGGAGGGTCGCCTGGCGCTCGAAGCCTATCTGATGCGCCAGATGAAGGGGCGGCCGCATGTGACTCTGAAGCTTGCGCTTTCTGCCGATGGCATGATCGGCCGGCACGGCGAAGGCCAGCTTGCCATCACCGGGCCGGTGTCACGCGCGCAGGTTCATGTCCTGCGGGCGGAAATGGATGCCATCCTTGTCGGCATCGGCACGGCGATCGCCGACGATCCGGATCTTACGGTGCGTCTGCCGGGCCTTGAGGAGCGCTCGCCGCTGCGCATCGTGCTGGATCGCCATCTGCGCCTGCCCCTGACGTCGAGGCTGGTGCGCACCGCAAAGGATGTGCCGGTGATGGTCGTCGCGCAGGGCGGTGCCGGAGGCGCCGAGACCCGCGCCGAACCGGAAATCCTGGCCGATCGCCGCAAGGCCCTCACACAGGCCGGTGTCGAGATCCTCGATGCGGCCGATCTGCCCCATCTCCTGCCGCAGCTTGCCGGCCGCGGCTTGTCCTCGCTGCTTGTCGAAGGCGGAGCCACTGTGGCGCGCGCTTTCCTGGACGCAGGGCTCGTGGATCGCATCCTTCTCTTCGAAGGGGAGGGGACGATTGGCGCGGCCGGCATTGAATCCCCCCTGACGGCACACGATATCCCGGAGGATTACAAGCCCGTGCGGCGCCTGCGCTTCGGTACGGACAGCTGTTGCGATTATGAAAGGGAATTCGAATGTTTACGGGTATCGTGA
- a CDS encoding riboflavin synthase — MFTGIVTDVGSVSELVPLDEGIRLRIATQYDPAGIDIGASISHAGVCLTVTNLSDTNSNSRWYEVEAWEEALRLTTISSWGPGTRVNLERALKIGDELGGHIVSGHVDGKGEILSVTPEGEAVRIRLRAPAEFARFVAPKGSVALDGTSLTVNAVEGAEFDILLIRHTLEVTTWGERKAGDFVNFEVDTMARYAARLAEFPAAG, encoded by the coding sequence ATGTTTACGGGTATCGTGACCGATGTCGGCAGCGTCTCGGAGCTTGTCCCGCTGGATGAAGGCATTCGGCTGCGCATCGCCACCCAATATGATCCCGCCGGCATCGATATCGGCGCCTCCATCTCGCATGCAGGAGTCTGCCTGACGGTCACCAATCTCTCCGACACCAACAGCAATAGCCGCTGGTATGAGGTGGAAGCCTGGGAGGAGGCGCTGCGACTGACGACGATCTCCTCCTGGGGCCCCGGCACGAGGGTGAACCTGGAGCGGGCGCTGAAAATCGGTGACGAGCTCGGCGGCCATATCGTTTCCGGCCATGTCGATGGCAAGGGCGAAATCCTCTCCGTCACGCCGGAAGGAGAGGCGGTGCGGATAAGGCTGCGCGCTCCGGCGGAATTTGCGCGCTTCGTGGCGCCAAAGGGCTCGGTTGCGCTTGATGGCACATCCCTCACCGTCAATGCCGTCGAGGGAGCGGAGTTCGATATATTGCTGATCCGCCATACCCTGGAAGTGACCACCTGGGGCGAGCGCAAGGCCGGCGATTTCGTGAATTTCGAGGTGGATACCATGGCGCGTTACGCAGCCAGGCTGGCGGAATTTCCTGCCGCGGGCTGA
- a CDS encoding SulP family inorganic anion transporter, with the protein MISLSTYRREWFSSIRADLLSGIVVALALIPEAIGFSVIAGVDPKVGLFASFAIACVSAITGGRPGMISAATAATAVLMVTLVKEHGLQYLFAATLLMGLLQILAGLARLGRVMRFVSKSVMTGFVNALAILIFMAQLPELIGVPVATYVMIAAGLAIIYLFPYVTKAIPSPLVAIVVLTGLSIGFGMDLRTVGDLGELPSSLPIFALPQVPLTFETLQIIFPYSAALAAVGLLESLLTARIVDDMTDTTSSKSQECIGQGASNIASGLIGGMGGCAMIGQSVINISSGGRGRLSTFVAGTFLLFLILVLDDVVKIIPMAALVAVMIMVSIGTFSWRSIPDLRRNPLPSSIVMLATVITVVATHDLSLGVLAGVLLSGIFFAGKVAKLFHVRSTLSEDGGHRIYRIDGEIFFASTEGFIAAFDFAEPVKAVTLDVSRAHLWDISAVGALDQVVLKFRRHNILVDVIGLNEASSSMIDRYALHDKEHASLSAAAH; encoded by the coding sequence ATGATATCTCTCTCCACCTACCGCCGTGAATGGTTTTCCAGTATCCGCGCGGACCTTTTGTCCGGCATCGTCGTCGCCCTTGCTTTGATCCCGGAGGCGATCGGCTTTTCCGTCATTGCCGGCGTCGATCCCAAAGTCGGCCTGTTTGCCTCCTTCGCCATCGCCTGCGTCTCGGCCATCACCGGAGGGCGTCCGGGCATGATCTCGGCGGCGACCGCAGCAACGGCCGTCTTGATGGTGACGCTCGTCAAGGAACACGGGCTGCAATATCTCTTCGCTGCAACGCTTCTCATGGGACTGCTGCAGATCCTGGCCGGACTTGCAAGGCTCGGACGCGTCATGCGCTTCGTGTCGAAATCGGTGATGACCGGTTTCGTCAATGCGCTTGCCATCCTGATCTTCATGGCACAGCTGCCTGAACTGATCGGCGTGCCGGTCGCGACCTATGTCATGATCGCGGCCGGGCTGGCGATCATCTACCTCTTCCCCTATGTCACCAAGGCGATCCCCTCGCCGCTGGTGGCGATCGTCGTGCTGACCGGACTGTCGATCGGCTTCGGCATGGATCTGCGCACCGTGGGCGATCTGGGCGAATTGCCCTCCAGCCTGCCGATCTTTGCCCTGCCGCAGGTGCCGCTGACCTTCGAGACCCTGCAGATCATCTTTCCCTATTCCGCGGCGCTGGCCGCCGTCGGCCTCCTGGAATCCTTGCTGACGGCGCGCATCGTCGATGACATGACGGACACGACCAGCAGCAAGAGCCAGGAATGCATCGGCCAGGGCGCCAGCAATATCGCCTCCGGCCTGATCGGCGGCATGGGCGGTTGCGCGATGATCGGCCAGTCGGTGATCAACATCTCGTCGGGCGGCCGCGGCCGGCTTTCGACATTTGTCGCCGGCACATTCCTGCTCTTCCTCATCCTCGTGCTGGATGACGTGGTCAAGATCATTCCGATGGCGGCACTGGTTGCGGTCATGATCATGGTCTCGATCGGCACTTTCTCCTGGCGCTCGATACCGGATCTGCGCCGCAACCCGCTGCCCTCGTCGATCGTCATGCTGGCCACGGTCATCACTGTGGTCGCCACGCATGACCTGTCGCTCGGCGTCCTCGCCGGCGTCCTGCTGTCGGGCATCTTCTTCGCCGGCAAGGTTGCCAAGCTCTTCCATGTGCGCTCCACCCTCAGCGAGGATGGCGGTCACCGCATCTATCGGATCGACGGCGAGATCTTCTTCGCATCGACCGAAGGCTTCATCGCGGCCTTCGATTTCGCCGAGCCGGTAAAGGCCGTGACGCTCGACGTCTCAAGGGCGCATCTATGGGATATTTCCGCCGTCGGGGCGCTCGACCAGGTGGTTTTGAAGTTCCGCCGCCATAACATCCTCGTGGATGTGATCGGCCTCAACGAGGCCAGCAGCAGCATGATCGACCGCTACGCCCTGCACGACAAGGAGCATGCTTCCCTGTCCGCCGCGGCACATTGA